The Patescibacteria group bacterium genome has a segment encoding these proteins:
- the uppS gene encoding polyprenyl diphosphate synthase has product MKITAPNNIPQHIAIIPDGNRRWAKSKHLPSVFGHKKSVDQAEDICLRALDRGVKVVTMWGFSTKNWRRPKTEVKYLMGLFEDIFTNKAERLHKHGVRMRVSGRIEELPAKLRSAIHKAEKLTAKNKRGTLHICLNYSGKAEILDIAKKIAAQHIKPNDITERTIEKQLYVPDLPPVDMIIRTSGEYRLSGFLPWQAEDAEYLFLEKHWPAFTPDDIDKAIAEYQRRQRRFGK; this is encoded by the coding sequence ATGAAAATAACCGCGCCTAATAATATACCACAGCATATTGCCATCATTCCTGATGGCAATCGGCGCTGGGCTAAATCAAAACATTTACCCTCGGTTTTTGGGCATAAAAAAAGTGTTGACCAGGCTGAAGATATTTGTTTGAGAGCCTTGGATCGTGGTGTCAAAGTGGTTACGATGTGGGGGTTCTCAACGAAGAACTGGCGCCGCCCCAAAACTGAAGTTAAATATCTGATGGGCTTGTTTGAGGACATATTTACTAATAAAGCCGAACGCTTGCACAAACACGGTGTTCGGATGCGCGTATCGGGTCGAATTGAGGAATTACCTGCTAAGCTTCGTTCGGCGATTCACAAAGCCGAGAAATTAACCGCTAAGAACAAACGCGGGACGCTGCACATCTGCCTAAACTATAGTGGCAAGGCGGAAATATTAGACATTGCTAAAAAGATAGCCGCTCAACACATCAAACCAAACGATATTACCGAACGGACAATCGAAAAACAACTTTACGTACCAGATCTGCCGCCGGTGGATATGATTATTCGGACGTCGGGCGAGTATCGTTTGTCGGGGTTTTTACCTTGGCAGGCCGAAGATGCCGAATATTTGTTTTTAGAAAAACATTGGCCGGCGTTCACGCCCGATGATATAGACAAGGCGATCGCTGAATATCAAAGACGGCAAAGGAGATTTGGGAAATAG
- a CDS encoding L,D-transpeptidase family protein — MKKYFWLVALLLLLPVTAKAASDRVTEVRVFDAAKLTPKQSWIAFHPDYKGGASVAVGDVNGDGVQEIIVGVGIEAEPSVRIYNGQGKLLTQFSAYPKSLKSGVKVASCDFDKDGKAEIVTGTGVGAAPQVRVFNADGTVKYTPGFFAYDKTGRGGVNISCGDVNGDSWPEIVTGSGQGLSPVVKVFDRGGKSLNLDIVPFADRDRGGVDVAVGNIDGGVESEIVTSIYRFGRSLVKTYKADTKRTIIGSFEGWPETVQSGYQVTTGDMDSDGKDEILVAVAAGSAPHVRTFEVNGWTLPQNFFPFEKDFRGGVYLAVGDVDGDQRMEIVATSGANTTLGRKYYQKYIEVSLSEQRLYAYESGAVKKTFLVSTGIKKYPTPTGTFAVRSKIPNKDYEWSYGPNHPDNYDLKDVKNNLNFTGNYFLHEAYWHKNFGHVMSHGCVNINRANSKWLYDWAEVGTPVIVKQ, encoded by the coding sequence ATGAAAAAGTATTTCTGGTTGGTGGCATTGCTACTCCTGCTGCCTGTAACAGCCAAGGCTGCCAGTGACCGCGTTACCGAGGTGCGAGTGTTTGATGCCGCGAAGCTGACACCCAAACAATCCTGGATCGCATTTCATCCCGATTATAAAGGTGGTGCTTCAGTGGCGGTGGGAGACGTCAACGGTGATGGCGTACAAGAAATAATTGTTGGTGTGGGCATCGAAGCCGAGCCGTCCGTTAGGATTTATAACGGCCAAGGAAAGTTGTTGACTCAATTCTCGGCCTACCCCAAGAGCCTCAAGAGCGGTGTAAAAGTCGCTAGCTGCGATTTTGACAAAGATGGGAAGGCTGAAATAGTCACCGGCACCGGCGTGGGCGCGGCACCCCAGGTGCGCGTATTTAATGCTGATGGCACCGTGAAATACACGCCCGGATTTTTCGCTTACGACAAGACTGGCCGTGGCGGCGTTAACATTTCCTGCGGCGATGTTAATGGCGACAGTTGGCCGGAGATTGTTACCGGTTCCGGCCAGGGATTGTCTCCGGTGGTGAAAGTTTTTGACCGCGGTGGAAAATCATTGAACCTGGATATTGTACCATTTGCCGATCGTGATCGGGGTGGTGTTGACGTAGCGGTGGGCAACATTGATGGCGGAGTCGAGTCGGAAATCGTCACATCAATATATCGTTTCGGACGGTCATTGGTAAAAACTTACAAGGCCGATACTAAAAGGACGATCATCGGATCATTCGAGGGATGGCCGGAAACCGTTCAGAGCGGCTATCAGGTGACTACGGGTGATATGGACAGTGATGGCAAAGATGAGATCTTGGTGGCTGTGGCGGCCGGTTCGGCGCCGCACGTGCGCACTTTCGAAGTCAACGGTTGGACGCTGCCCCAGAACTTCTTTCCGTTTGAAAAAGATTTTCGAGGTGGTGTTTATTTGGCGGTAGGGGATGTGGATGGAGATCAGCGCATGGAAATCGTGGCCACATCTGGAGCTAATACTACGTTAGGACGCAAGTATTATCAAAAATATATTGAAGTAAGCTTGTCCGAGCAGCGTCTTTACGCATACGAAAGCGGTGCCGTAAAAAAAACCTTTCTGGTATCAACCGGTATTAAGAAGTATCCGACACCGACAGGCACTTTCGCCGTTCGATCAAAAATACCCAACAAAGACTATGAATGGTCATATGGCCCAAACCATCCCGACAACTATGACCTGAAAGACGTGAAGAACAACCTAAATTTTACTGGAAACTACTTTTTGCACGAGGCCTACTGGCATAAGAATTTTGGTCATGTGATGAGCCATGGTTGCGTCAACATTAACCGGGCTAACTCTAAATGGCTTTATGACTGGGCTGAAGTGGGTACGCCAGTGATTGTGAAGCAATAG
- a CDS encoding HEAT repeat domain-containing protein, whose product MARPLINAKKIQNGTRKLALLLSDSTFITAYKVKQATKAAFGSNDTKQRQELITQLASLLDSDSPTVRLAVVEALDRVSREKTQTVGYIKSKLQSAASDNDPAVKQAAKAALNQK is encoded by the coding sequence ATGGCACGTCCGCTCATCAACGCCAAGAAAATCCAAAACGGTACACGCAAACTGGCTCTGTTGCTGAGCGACTCGACCTTTATCACGGCCTATAAGGTAAAACAGGCGACTAAGGCCGCGTTTGGTTCCAACGACACTAAACAAAGACAAGAGCTCATAACGCAGTTAGCGTCATTGTTGGACAGTGATAGTCCAACCGTACGATTGGCGGTGGTAGAGGCCTTGGACCGGGTAAGTCGAGAAAAAACCCAGACCGTGGGTTACATTAAATCAAAACTTCAATCAGCCGCAAGCGATAATGACCCCGCAGTAAAACAAGCCGCCAAGGCTGCGCTAAATCAAAAGTAG
- a CDS encoding sulfite exporter TauE/SafE family protein has product MKRYRVKGMHCNSCEILIERKIIKFKGVKDVNAYTDKGVVEIEYDQQCPNLATLNEAVKEHGYSISEINGDTRQIDDESVAKLSPIKVGLISLLVIIGFVLLYRSGISSVLTVNSATALPAFFVFGLLAGLSSCAALVGGIVLSMSKQWIELYGANATTQQKLQPHWMFNAGRIVSYAVLGGLLGLIGSALKPSVGLTTLLTIIVAFFMIALALQMLGVRSFQKFQIKLPKFITRRIADETRFQGKHMPFIMGALTFFLPCGFTVTAQSLALLSGSPWRGGLIMLFFVLGTLPVLMGIGFSSVKLTRYRSSSGLFLRVAGVIVLFFALFNINSQFNLLGWPTLGDLIPNQTTASSAGSETVTDNSDLPPIVNGKQVVKMNASAYGYKPNNLKIRAGIPVRWEITDTGTNGCAGAIIARSFFSDVIQLTPGTTTTKEFTPTKAGTYKFSCTMGMYTGVFEVVDAAT; this is encoded by the coding sequence ATGAAACGATATCGGGTCAAGGGAATGCATTGTAATTCGTGTGAGATCCTGATAGAACGAAAAATAATCAAGTTCAAAGGTGTTAAAGACGTAAACGCCTACACCGACAAAGGAGTGGTCGAAATAGAATACGACCAGCAGTGCCCTAACTTAGCCACTCTAAATGAAGCCGTTAAAGAACACGGCTACTCGATCAGCGAAATTAATGGCGACACTCGTCAAATTGATGACGAAAGTGTTGCCAAACTAAGTCCGATAAAGGTCGGCTTGATTTCGTTACTGGTTATTATTGGTTTTGTATTACTTTATCGATCCGGTATCAGTTCGGTCTTGACGGTCAATTCCGCGACGGCACTGCCGGCTTTCTTTGTTTTCGGACTATTGGCGGGCTTATCCAGCTGTGCGGCCTTGGTGGGTGGGATCGTATTGTCAATGTCAAAACAATGGATAGAATTATATGGCGCCAACGCGACCACACAACAAAAACTTCAACCCCATTGGATGTTTAATGCTGGTCGGATTGTTTCGTATGCGGTGCTGGGCGGATTACTGGGTTTAATCGGTAGTGCGTTGAAGCCTTCGGTTGGCTTGACAACTCTACTAACCATCATTGTGGCCTTCTTTATGATCGCGCTGGCATTACAGATGTTGGGGGTGCGATCGTTTCAAAAATTTCAAATTAAATTACCGAAGTTTATTACGCGGCGGATTGCCGATGAAACTAGATTTCAAGGCAAGCACATGCCATTTATCATGGGAGCCTTAACCTTCTTTTTGCCGTGCGGTTTTACGGTTACGGCACAGAGCTTGGCGTTATTGTCAGGCAGTCCGTGGCGTGGCGGGTTGATCATGTTATTTTTTGTGCTTGGTACTCTGCCGGTGCTCATGGGGATAGGATTTTCCAGCGTCAAGTTAACTCGCTATCGCAGTAGTTCCGGCTTGTTTCTACGAGTAGCGGGTGTTATCGTATTATTTTTTGCACTATTTAATATTAATTCACAGTTCAATCTGTTGGGTTGGCCCACATTGGGTGATCTGATACCGAACCAAACCACTGCCAGCAGTGCCGGATCCGAAACGGTAACGGATAATTCAGATCTGCCCCCGATCGTGAACGGTAAGCAAGTCGTTAAAATGAATGCCAGTGCTTATGGTTATAAGCCAAACAATCTTAAGATTCGAGCCGGCATACCGGTGCGCTGGGAAATTACCGATACGGGCACCAATGGGTGCGCTGGCGCCATAATCGCGCGTAGTTTTTTCTCAGATGTCATTCAGCTAACACCCGGAACCACAACCACCAAGGAATTTACCCCAACCAAAGCCGGCACGTATAAATTTAGCTGTACGATGGGCATGTATACGGGCGTCTTCGAGGTAGTTGATGCGGCCACCTAG
- a CDS encoding DUF1653 domain-containing protein, with protein METQISGRYRHYKGHECEVIGIAHHSETLEELVVYRDLRDSEEFGPNALWVRPKKMFFENVVINGKEVSRFKKLPK; from the coding sequence ATGGAGACACAGATATCCGGCCGTTATCGACATTACAAGGGCCACGAGTGCGAGGTAATCGGTATCGCGCACCATAGCGAAACTTTGGAGGAGCTAGTTGTTTACCGCGATCTTCGTGATTCAGAAGAATTCGGACCGAACGCCCTCTGGGTGCGACCCAAAAAGATGTTTTTCGAGAACGTAGTAATTAATGGTAAAGAAGTGTCACGGTTTAAAAAATTACCTAAGTGA
- a CDS encoding polyprenyl synthetase family protein gives MISTTNFKNNLLLFRRDMERRMHLVIEQEKRLARQVDPTAVDLVQRLEEFALRLGSKRLRGYLVKIGYEAISGRMAPASVANVAAAAELMHSYMLIHDDIIDQDNERRGGLTVHVQLANLYHNWHHGESLAILCGNITGSLADECIATADISAEKKIEIWRAFQAINRRTNYGEALDVVMSLRRSADLKKVLRVHLNKTAYYSVEGPLRIGALLAGAKPSQLKSIRDFALPLGVGYQLQDDLAGVFGQPKQTGKPDDSDIKEGKLTLLYCHASKFLPQNEKRWFMKHYGQPKLNRTDVIRIRSLFIEYGALADSLRRINLYLKRSLKILDHDRMLSLRGHRLLREFVAVVTERNHLNLDKKR, from the coding sequence ATGATTTCAACGACTAACTTCAAGAACAATCTGCTATTATTTCGCCGCGATATGGAACGGCGGATGCATTTGGTAATTGAGCAGGAAAAGCGTCTAGCCAGACAAGTAGACCCGACGGCAGTTGACCTGGTTCAACGCTTGGAAGAGTTCGCGCTCCGGCTGGGCAGTAAGCGTCTGCGCGGCTATTTGGTAAAAATCGGTTATGAAGCGATTAGTGGTCGTATGGCGCCCGCCAGTGTGGCCAACGTGGCCGCGGCCGCTGAGTTGATGCACTCCTATATGTTGATCCATGACGATATTATTGATCAGGACAATGAACGGCGCGGTGGGCTGACTGTTCATGTCCAGTTGGCCAATTTATACCACAATTGGCACCATGGTGAGAGTTTAGCTATTCTCTGTGGTAACATTACGGGTTCATTGGCCGATGAATGTATTGCCACGGCAGACATCTCGGCGGAAAAAAAGATTGAGATCTGGCGGGCTTTTCAGGCCATCAATCGTCGGACAAATTACGGTGAGGCACTTGACGTTGTCATGAGTCTTAGGAGGTCGGCTGACCTAAAGAAAGTGCTGCGTGTTCATTTGAATAAGACGGCTTATTATTCCGTCGAAGGGCCATTAAGAATTGGAGCGCTTTTGGCCGGTGCCAAACCCAGTCAATTAAAATCGATTCGCGATTTTGCTCTACCGTTGGGAGTAGGTTATCAATTGCAGGATGATTTAGCCGGCGTATTCGGACAACCGAAGCAAACGGGTAAACCAGATGACTCGGACATTAAAGAAGGCAAACTTACATTACTTTATTGCCACGCCTCTAAGTTTTTACCTCAAAACGAAAAACGTTGGTTTATGAAGCATTATGGACAACCTAAACTCAACCGAACCGATGTAATAAGAATTCGTAGCCTATTCATTGAGTACGGTGCACTAGCTGATTCCCTACGTCGGATAAACCTTTATCTGAAAAGGTCGCTCAAAATATTGGATCATGACCGGATGCTTTCATTGCGCGGCCATAGACTGCTGCGGGAGTTCGTGGCCGTGGTTACGGAAAGAAATCACCTGAACCTGGACAAAAAGCGCTAA
- a CDS encoding metal-sensing transcriptional repressor gives MTPEHKKKALLNFKKTQSLLGKIIEMLESGEYCVNVMQQNLAAIGLLKSAHQTLMAGHLNSCFKSAVCSNNSKKQQAMIDEILTVTNLLNK, from the coding sequence ATGACTCCAGAACACAAGAAAAAAGCCCTATTGAACTTCAAAAAAACCCAAAGCTTACTGGGTAAGATTATTGAAATGCTGGAAAGCGGTGAGTATTGCGTCAATGTAATGCAGCAGAATTTAGCCGCCATCGGATTGCTGAAGTCAGCCCATCAAACATTAATGGCTGGGCATCTTAATTCCTGTTTTAAATCCGCTGTTTGCTCAAATAACAGTAAAAAACAACAGGCAATGATTGATGAGATATTAACTGTGACCAATTTATTAAACAAATAA
- a CDS encoding thermonuclease family protein, with protein MKIKRRFRICKDHKSQPDNWPVVLIGLIMASLAIYGVLTGRYVNNESVVESVVVPNALPEISQPEDGYTTYQVARVIDGDTIELTSGETVRYIGMDTPELASGNQPDDCYAREATQANSQLVLGQAVTLSRDERDVDRFGRWLRYVYVDDVLINRELVVSGYARAFAVPPDTRYQDVFDEAELQAKARQVGLWSACNKSTLQNWNTNSTTNQAESNEALSLLRRSNGQECICEENLLDCHDLSGQAEAQQLYDCCWRVTGRDIYALDGNGNSQACENIP; from the coding sequence ATGAAAATAAAACGACGGTTTAGAATTTGTAAGGACCACAAATCGCAACCGGACAATTGGCCGGTAGTATTAATCGGCTTGATTATGGCCAGTTTAGCCATATACGGAGTTTTAACGGGCAGGTATGTGAATAATGAATCGGTGGTCGAAAGTGTGGTCGTACCAAATGCGCTACCCGAGATAAGTCAGCCCGAGGATGGATATACTACATATCAAGTGGCTCGTGTAATCGATGGTGACACAATCGAATTAACCAGCGGGGAAACGGTTCGATATATTGGCATGGACACTCCCGAACTCGCCAGCGGAAACCAACCGGACGATTGTTACGCTCGAGAAGCCACGCAGGCCAATAGCCAGCTGGTGCTGGGGCAAGCGGTGACTCTTAGCCGAGATGAGCGCGATGTGGATAGATTCGGCCGATGGTTGCGATATGTCTATGTTGATGATGTCTTGATCAATCGCGAGCTGGTGGTAAGTGGGTACGCACGAGCTTTTGCCGTGCCGCCAGATACTCGATATCAAGATGTGTTTGATGAAGCCGAACTTCAAGCCAAAGCGCGTCAGGTTGGGCTATGGTCAGCCTGCAACAAATCAACATTACAAAATTGGAATACCAACTCTACCACCAATCAGGCTGAATCAAACGAAGCATTGTCTTTATTGCGCCGGAGTAACGGCCAGGAATGTATCTGCGAGGAGAATCTGTTGGACTGCCACGACTTGTCTGGCCAGGCTGAAGCTCAACAGCTTTATGACTGTTGTTGGCGAGTCACCGGTCGGGATATCTACGCGTTGGATGGTAATGGCAATAGCCAAGCGTGTGAAAACATACCTTGA
- a CDS encoding replication-associated recombination protein A — MTDLFDNKMAQELSREAPLADRMRPRNFDDFLGQEEIAGDDKALRRAIENDELFSMILWGPPGTGKTTLARIIANMTKSEFVQISAVTSGVAELRVIIRKSQDLRKFHGKRTILFVDEIHRWNKAQQDSFLPYVENGTIVLIGATTENPSFEVISALLSRTRVYVLKRLDPEHIGKILKKALQDKERGLGGYKVKIGKVALDMIVRLSNGDARTALNAIEIAVKSARPDQKGFRHIDKKGIEDSLQQSSLLYDKSGEEHYNVISAFIKSMRGSNADGALYWLARMLEAGEDPRFIARRMVILASEDIGMADPRALLIANAAAQAVEFIGLPEAQLNLAEATVYLALAPKSNAVYAALLEARRDVKETLNEPVPSHLRNAVTDLMKEIGYGAGYKYSHEYTLEEGKQEYLPDKLKDKKYFTFKKQE; from the coding sequence ATGACTGATTTATTCGACAACAAAATGGCTCAAGAGCTATCACGTGAGGCGCCTTTGGCCGATCGAATGCGTCCGCGTAATTTTGACGATTTTTTAGGACAGGAAGAAATTGCCGGCGATGACAAAGCATTACGTCGAGCGATTGAGAACGACGAGCTGTTTTCGATGATCCTGTGGGGGCCGCCGGGCACAGGCAAGACAACCTTGGCGCGGATAATAGCCAACATGACCAAATCAGAGTTTGTCCAAATCTCGGCGGTAACTTCGGGTGTGGCAGAGTTACGAGTAATAATTCGAAAGTCACAGGATTTACGGAAGTTCCATGGCAAGCGAACGATTCTATTTGTCGACGAAATCCATCGCTGGAACAAAGCCCAGCAGGATTCTTTTTTACCATACGTTGAGAACGGTACGATTGTATTAATCGGCGCCACCACCGAGAATCCATCGTTCGAGGTTATCAGCGCATTGTTGTCCCGCACCAGGGTATATGTTTTAAAACGTCTCGATCCTGAACACATCGGCAAGATATTGAAAAAAGCCCTGCAGGACAAAGAACGCGGTTTGGGCGGCTACAAGGTTAAAATTGGCAAAGTGGCGCTGGACATGATCGTTCGACTATCCAATGGCGACGCGCGCACGGCTCTGAACGCGATTGAGATCGCGGTGAAATCCGCCCGTCCCGATCAAAAAGGTTTCCGTCATATCGATAAAAAAGGCATTGAAGATTCGCTCCAACAAAGTTCGCTGCTGTACGATAAAAGCGGCGAAGAACACTACAATGTTATTTCGGCATTCATCAAATCAATGCGCGGCTCAAATGCCGACGGCGCGCTCTACTGGCTGGCCCGCATGCTAGAAGCGGGGGAAGATCCTAGATTCATCGCCCGTCGAATGGTGATACTAGCTTCGGAGGACATTGGCATGGCGGACCCGCGCGCCTTACTGATCGCTAATGCGGCTGCCCAGGCGGTAGAGTTTATTGGTCTGCCGGAAGCGCAGCTGAACCTCGCCGAAGCGACGGTCTATCTGGCGCTGGCACCGAAGTCCAACGCCGTTTACGCCGCTTTACTGGAGGCGCGCCGAGACGTCAAAGAAACTTTGAATGAACCCGTACCATCGCACTTACGAAATGCCGTAACGGACCTGATGAAGGAAATTGGTTATGGCGCGGGTTATAAGTACTCGCACGAATATACTCTGGAAGAGGGCAAGCAGGAGTATCTACCGGATAAGTTGAAAGATAAGAAGTATTTTACATTCAAGAAACAAGAGTAA
- a CDS encoding heavy metal translocating P-type ATPase, with the protein MEKVILQIKGMHCASCAANIEHALKDMPGVKSVNVNYANEKAYIEHDPKMAPIHALHQAIKSAGYDIVETGPMAGMEHADDEHASHAKIQPDEKNTMRRRFWLVLIFGLPVVYLAMSEMIGIENPAVIVKYMLLIQLLCATVVIGVSIFLWRSGARSLWRRRPNMDSLIFIGTATAYFYSLIVTIQAWLRGSLETGMVYYESAVFILIFIMLGKYLEAITKGRTSQAMRQLISLQATEATLVRDGSEYRVPVAKLTVGDTIRVKPGEKIPVDGKIETGYSGVDEQAITGESLPVEKREGDSVIGGTMNGTGSFTYRATKVGEGTMLAQIIKIVEQAMGSKAPIQRLADTAAYYFVPAVILIALVTLVVWLLAGNDFTMALTAFVSVLIIACPCALGLATPTAIMVGTGLAAKRGILIKNGQALEQAGRVTTVVFDKTGTLTKGRPELINITSLDSNLDEMKLLQLAASVEQHSEHPLAAAVLSRATKDKLILALATEFNSIPGKGIMAMVDGHRMIIGTRLMMEDQQIAFAESALSMAAKWETMGQTVMFVGINGQMAGIISLADTVKDEASEAIRQLKDQGKKTIMITGDNERVGQAIAQQLGIDQVVAQVLPHEKSQRVKEMQDSGEIVAMVGDGINDAPALVQANLGIVMRSGTDIAMETGDIILMHNDTRDVIAAMELSRFTVSKIKQNLFWAFIYNIIGIPIAAGVLYGLTGWLLSPAIAAAAMAGSSVSVVTNSLLMKRTSLR; encoded by the coding sequence ATGGAAAAAGTCATACTCCAAATTAAAGGCATGCACTGTGCTTCCTGCGCGGCTAATATTGAGCACGCCCTGAAAGATATGCCGGGTGTAAAATCTGTGAATGTAAATTATGCTAACGAAAAGGCATATATCGAACACGATCCGAAAATGGCACCCATTCACGCATTGCATCAGGCGATTAAATCCGCCGGATATGACATAGTTGAAACTGGACCAATGGCAGGCATGGAACATGCAGATGATGAACACGCGTCGCACGCCAAGATTCAACCGGATGAAAAAAATACCATGAGGCGCCGATTTTGGCTGGTCTTAATATTTGGATTGCCGGTGGTTTATTTGGCTATGTCGGAAATGATTGGCATCGAAAACCCAGCTGTGATTGTGAAGTATATGTTATTGATTCAGTTGCTTTGCGCGACAGTGGTGATTGGGGTGTCTATATTCCTGTGGCGTTCGGGTGCGCGCAGTCTCTGGCGCCGCCGGCCAAATATGGACTCATTGATTTTTATCGGAACTGCCACGGCATATTTTTACAGTCTGATTGTTACGATTCAGGCTTGGTTACGCGGAAGTCTGGAAACGGGCATGGTTTACTATGAGAGTGCCGTATTTATATTGATATTTATTATGTTGGGTAAATATTTGGAAGCGATTACCAAGGGCCGTACCAGCCAGGCCATGCGCCAATTGATTAGTCTGCAAGCTACCGAGGCCACGCTGGTGCGCGATGGGTCCGAATATCGGGTGCCAGTCGCAAAATTAACGGTCGGTGACACAATCAGAGTCAAACCGGGTGAAAAAATCCCGGTTGACGGTAAAATTGAGACGGGCTACTCCGGTGTTGATGAGCAGGCGATTACGGGGGAAAGCTTACCGGTTGAAAAACGAGAAGGCGATAGCGTGATCGGAGGAACCATGAATGGCACTGGTTCATTTACATATCGGGCGACCAAGGTAGGCGAGGGAACGATGTTGGCTCAGATAATCAAAATTGTTGAACAGGCCATGGGTTCGAAGGCACCGATTCAGCGTTTAGCCGATACGGCGGCTTACTATTTCGTACCTGCAGTGATACTTATCGCTTTAGTAACGCTAGTCGTTTGGTTGCTGGCTGGTAACGATTTTACAATGGCCTTAACCGCTTTTGTTTCGGTGTTAATAATTGCTTGTCCGTGCGCTCTGGGGTTAGCAACACCCACTGCGATAATGGTCGGTACGGGTTTAGCCGCTAAGCGGGGAATACTGATAAAGAATGGCCAAGCGCTGGAACAGGCCGGCCGAGTGACCACGGTTGTGTTTGATAAAACCGGCACATTAACCAAGGGTCGCCCCGAGTTAATAAACATTACTTCGCTTGATTCAAATCTTGATGAGATGAAATTATTACAGCTGGCGGCATCAGTTGAGCAGCACTCGGAACACCCGCTGGCAGCAGCAGTGCTAAGTAGGGCGACAAAAGATAAATTGATACTGGCACTGGCGACAGAATTCAATTCCATACCGGGGAAGGGGATTATGGCGATGGTCGACGGCCATCGGATGATTATTGGCACCAGATTGATGATGGAAGATCAGCAGATTGCATTCGCGGAGTCGGCTCTTTCAATGGCGGCCAAATGGGAGACGATGGGCCAGACAGTTATGTTTGTCGGAATCAATGGACAGATGGCTGGGATAATTAGTTTAGCCGACACAGTCAAAGATGAAGCCAGCGAAGCGATTCGTCAGCTTAAAGACCAGGGTAAAAAAACCATAATGATTACAGGTGACAATGAACGGGTGGGTCAAGCCATTGCGCAGCAGCTGGGTATTGACCAAGTTGTAGCCCAAGTATTGCCTCATGAAAAATCACAACGCGTAAAAGAAATGCAGGATAGCGGCGAGATTGTCGCCATGGTGGGTGATGGGATAAATGATGCGCCAGCGTTAGTGCAGGCTAATCTGGGCATTGTCATGCGATCCGGTACCGACATTGCCATGGAAACCGGAGACATAATTCTGATGCATAATGATACGCGCGACGTTATCGCAGCGATGGAGCTTAGCCGATTTACCGTTAGCAAGATAAAGCAGAATTTATTCTGGGCGTTTATATACAATATAATCGGTATACCAATTGCGGCTGGAGTGTTATACGGTTTGACGGGGTGGTTGCTGAGCCCGGCAATCGCCGCCGCCGCCATGGCGGGTTCGTCCGTTAGTGTGGTTACCAACTCACTATTGATGAAGCGCACCTCATTACGGTAA